Proteins from one Aulosira sp. FACHB-615 genomic window:
- a CDS encoding SAM-dependent methyltransferase, producing MKDIFSCPEESNFYSNCLENFVLRDCQNPTSIVEFGSGDGSPVINSLLRNKFEGLIQGYELNTSAWKAANLTIDEYNLTSKYIIHNSCLFDADKPQANYLVANPPYLPAPDDDIYMPLLFGGIDGAAITNELLSLDYENVLVLVSSYSNPISTIKTARKHSYSVNKFVVLPLQFGYYSSEPKVKKHIEELKKHHQAFYSGDYYFLSGVLFQKSQVSNIDLANELTQVMTSL from the coding sequence ATGAAAGACATATTTTCCTGCCCTGAAGAATCTAATTTCTATTCCAACTGTTTAGAAAATTTTGTCCTGAGAGATTGCCAAAATCCGACTTCGATTGTTGAATTTGGTTCTGGTGATGGTAGTCCAGTGATTAACTCACTACTGCGAAATAAATTTGAGGGATTAATTCAAGGCTATGAACTGAATACATCTGCCTGGAAAGCTGCTAACTTAACTATAGATGAATATAATTTGACTAGTAAATATATTATTCATAATTCTTGTTTATTTGATGCTGATAAACCTCAAGCCAATTATCTTGTAGCTAACCCGCCATATCTGCCTGCTCCAGATGATGATATTTATATGCCATTATTATTTGGTGGTATAGATGGAGCAGCAATTACCAACGAGTTGTTATCTTTAGATTATGAAAATGTTTTAGTTTTAGTTTCTAGTTATTCCAATCCTATTAGTACTATTAAAACAGCACGAAAACACAGCTACAGTGTAAATAAATTTGTGGTTTTACCCTTGCAGTTTGGTTACTATAGTTCTGAGCCAAAAGTCAAAAAACATATAGAAGAATTAAAAAAACATCATCAGGCATTTTACTCTGGAGATTATTATTTCTTATCTGGAGTGCTATTCCAAAAATCCCAGGTATCAAATATTGATTTGGCGAATGAATTAACTCAAGTTATGACAAGTTTATAG
- a CDS encoding iron-containing redox enzyme family protein, producing the protein MQSNLLRLPKFDGEVNTANNYRQAEQLFLELLAIENLDNQLHQLATQVREFEQTLFAAIVAAYQNSSVDNDAHLFLQRILYWINRLKLFWYDDLRHYTNERSLYLSCCRHQIELAWQAWELAQIDVPALQKLDVKQALIERATADLNPPLSPESRYIREQMSEIGYRHLLAIASFDGLVEGSRLSRILGGTANEVQCTLVRVFLEEYGNGRLSRKHSTFFAQMLAEFEMNTEPEGYFDLVPWEVLACANQNFLTTERKRYFLRYSGALTYFEVAGPAAYKNYFAAAQRLQLSDAAMGYWELHIREDERHGQWMLESVALALAEQYPHDAWELLLGYDQEKLMGDRAAQAVVKSIRAAEQANLPTR; encoded by the coding sequence ATGCAAAGCAATTTATTGAGATTACCTAAATTCGATGGTGAAGTAAATACAGCTAATAATTATCGCCAAGCTGAACAGTTATTTTTAGAATTACTAGCAATAGAAAATTTAGACAATCAACTACATCAGTTAGCAACGCAAGTTAGAGAATTTGAACAAACACTCTTTGCGGCAATTGTAGCAGCCTATCAAAATAGCAGCGTAGATAATGACGCTCATTTATTTTTGCAACGAATTTTATATTGGATTAATCGCCTAAAGTTATTTTGGTACGACGATTTACGCCACTATACAAATGAGCGATCGCTTTATTTAAGTTGTTGTCGTCATCAAATTGAACTTGCTTGGCAAGCTTGGGAATTAGCACAAATTGATGTACCAGCATTACAAAAATTAGATGTCAAACAAGCATTAATAGAACGCGCCACCGCAGATTTAAATCCGCCACTATCACCAGAAAGCCGCTACATCCGCGAACAAATGAGTGAAATTGGCTATCGTCATTTGCTGGCGATCGCTTCATTTGATGGTTTAGTGGAAGGTAGTCGTTTATCGCGGATTTTAGGCGGTACAGCCAACGAGGTGCAATGTACTTTAGTGCGGGTATTTTTAGAAGAGTACGGTAATGGGCGCTTATCTCGCAAGCACTCAACATTTTTTGCTCAAATGTTAGCCGAGTTTGAGATGAACACCGAACCAGAAGGTTACTTTGATTTAGTACCTTGGGAAGTTTTAGCTTGCGCGAATCAAAACTTTTTAACCACCGAACGCAAACGATATTTCCTCCGTTACAGTGGCGCGTTAACTTATTTTGAAGTAGCAGGGCCAGCAGCTTACAAAAATTATTTTGCAGCAGCACAAAGACTACAACTTTCAGATGCAGCAATGGGTTATTGGGAACTGCACATCCGCGAAGATGAACGCCACGGTCAATGGATGTTAGAGAGTGTGGCGTTAGCTTTAGCCGAGCAATATCCCCATGATGCGTGGGAATTATTACTAGGATACGACCAAGAAAAACTCATGGGCGATCGCGCTGCTCAAGCTGTTGTCAAATCTATTCGCGCAGCCGAACAAGCAAATTTACCAACAAGATAA
- a CDS encoding penicillin-binding protein 2 produces the protein MQKSSSRLKFRNSRNPAVTKRQKVSRQKWLEKLTPKTPEPVQSSKVRLLIVWAILIFSALGLAFNLYNLQILQGKKLTQKARNQQMVSLRSFMPRRLVIDRNNNVLAVDRPVYTVYAHPKLFDKSNEDVAQKIAPIIDKDVAELVKTFQSRKSGIILMPALPEEIADRVIALRLNGLEFIPKYSRLYPQADITSDVVGYVDLERRGQAGVEYSQEKLLERSVQKVRLMQSGRGELKPDEAPEGFLHADDLKLQLTIDTRLQRAARLALKAQVEKFRAKRGAVIVMDALDGSLLALVSQPTYDPNDYGKAKIDLFKNWTVADLYEPGSTFKPLNVAIALENGVIQPNDTFNDPGSIRVADRVIKNAQNNAYGRINIAQILQNSSNIGMVQIIQKMRPSIYYTWLERLGLGQPLETDLPFGVSGSLKTQPRFISSPIEPATASFGQGFSLTPLQLVQLHGALANGGKLVTPHVVRGLVDSSGKMHYSPTLPTPRQIFSAKTTQQVVEMMETVVSEGTGRPSKIAGYRIGGKTGTAQKASPNGGYIPGARITSFVAVLPVESPRYVILAIVDEPKGESAYGSTVAAPIVKSVMETLIPLEHLPPEQFNSPDETPR, from the coding sequence ATGCAAAAGTCATCCAGTAGATTAAAATTTAGAAATTCTCGCAATCCAGCCGTGACAAAGCGGCAGAAAGTTTCTCGACAAAAGTGGCTGGAGAAACTCACACCCAAAACCCCAGAACCAGTACAAAGCAGTAAGGTCAGGCTGTTAATTGTTTGGGCTATTTTAATATTCTCAGCATTAGGTTTAGCTTTTAACTTATATAATTTACAAATTCTCCAAGGCAAAAAACTCACGCAGAAAGCACGCAATCAACAAATGGTAAGTTTGCGTTCGTTTATGCCGCGTCGTTTGGTAATCGATCGCAATAATAATGTTTTGGCAGTTGACCGCCCTGTCTATACTGTTTATGCCCATCCCAAACTGTTTGATAAGTCTAATGAAGATGTTGCCCAAAAAATAGCCCCAATCATTGATAAAGATGTGGCGGAATTAGTGAAAACTTTTCAAAGTCGCAAAAGCGGGATTATTTTGATGCCGGCGCTACCTGAAGAAATTGCCGATCGCGTGATTGCTCTGCGCTTAAATGGCTTAGAATTTATTCCCAAATACTCACGCTTATATCCGCAAGCCGATATTACATCTGATGTGGTGGGTTACGTAGATTTAGAGCGTCGTGGTCAAGCTGGTGTGGAGTATAGTCAAGAAAAACTGCTAGAACGTTCTGTGCAGAAGGTACGGTTAATGCAGTCTGGGAGAGGGGAATTAAAGCCAGATGAAGCGCCAGAAGGTTTTCTCCATGCGGATGACTTGAAATTGCAACTCACAATTGATACACGCTTACAAAGGGCGGCTCGCTTGGCGCTGAAAGCCCAGGTAGAAAAATTCCGCGCTAAACGTGGGGCTGTGATTGTGATGGATGCGTTAGATGGTTCTTTACTTGCACTGGTGTCGCAGCCGACTTATGACCCGAATGACTATGGTAAAGCGAAGATTGATTTATTTAAAAACTGGACGGTAGCTGACCTTTACGAACCAGGGTCAACATTCAAACCATTAAATGTAGCGATCGCATTAGAAAATGGTGTGATTCAACCCAATGATACTTTTAATGACCCAGGGTCGATTAGAGTCGCTGACCGTGTAATTAAAAATGCTCAAAACAATGCTTATGGGCGCATTAATATTGCTCAAATTCTGCAAAATTCCAGCAACATCGGGATGGTGCAAATCATCCAAAAAATGCGCCCCTCAATCTACTACACCTGGTTAGAACGTCTAGGCTTAGGGCAACCATTAGAAACTGATTTGCCTTTTGGAGTTAGCGGTTCGCTGAAAACTCAACCAAGATTTATTTCTTCACCCATTGAACCAGCAACCGCATCTTTTGGACAAGGTTTTTCACTCACCCCCCTCCAACTAGTACAACTGCACGGCGCTTTAGCCAATGGCGGTAAATTAGTCACACCCCATGTAGTTCGCGGATTGGTTGATAGCAGTGGCAAAATGCACTATTCACCCACACTTCCCACACCAAGGCAAATTTTTTCTGCGAAAACTACTCAGCAAGTTGTGGAAATGATGGAAACAGTTGTTTCTGAAGGTACTGGTAGACCTTCTAAAATTGCTGGATATCGCATTGGTGGTAAAACAGGTACAGCCCAAAAAGCTAGTCCGAATGGTGGCTATATCCCTGGTGCAAGAATCACCAGCTTTGTCGCCGTTTTGCCTGTGGAATCTCCCCGCTATGTAATTTTGGCAATTGTTGATGAGCCGAAGGGTGAAAGCGCATACGGTTCTACTGTTGCTGCACCAATTGTCAAATCAGTCATGGAAACCTTAATTCCCCTAGAACACCTACCACCGGAACAGTTCAATTCCCCAGATGAAACACCAAGATGA
- the glgB gene encoding 1,4-alpha-glucan branching enzyme yields the protein MSIATIAQEQVNRIVWNQHHDPFEILGSHAVEQNGKQVWAVRAYLPNASAAWVVVPQERQEYPMQPVHHPHFFECTIETPELANYQLRIQEGEHERVTYDPYAFRSPRLTDFDLHLFAEGNHHRIYEKLGAHTTEIDGVKGVYFAVWAPNARNVSLLGDFNLWDGRKHQMRKGITGVWELFIPEIGVGEHYKYEIKNIEGHIYEKSDPFAFQQEPRPKTASIVTNLNSYQWNDEDWIEKRRHTDPLIQPVSVYEVHLGSWLHASSAEPPKLPNGETEPVVIVSELKPGARFLTYRELADRLIPYVKDLGYTHVELLPIAEHPFDGSWGYQVTGYYAPTSRFGTPEDFMYFVDQCHQNGIGVIVDWVPGHFPKDGHGLAFFDGTHLYEHADPRKGEHKEWGTLVFNYNRNEVRNFLAANALFWFDKYHIDGIRVDAVASMLYLDYCRKEGEWVTNQYGGRENLEAADFLRQVNHLIFSYFPGVLSIAEESTSWPMVSWPTYTGGLGFNLKWNMGWMHDMLDYFSMDPWFRQFHQNNITFSMWYNHSENFMLALSHDEVVHGKSNMIGKMPGDRWQKMANVRCLFTYMFAHPGKKTMFMSMEFGQWSEWNVWADLEWQLLQFEPHQQLKQFFKELNELYRSEPSLYTLDFAREGFDWIDCSDNRHSVVSFIRRDKDSDNFIVVICNFTPQPHSHYRIGVPEKGFYTELFNSDARQYGGSNMGNLGGKWTDDWSMHNRPYSLDLCLPPLGVLMFKLDKEKTAAALGA from the coding sequence ATGTCCATAGCCACGATCGCTCAGGAACAGGTTAACCGTATAGTTTGGAACCAGCATCACGATCCGTTTGAAATACTTGGTTCTCATGCAGTAGAACAAAATGGCAAACAAGTTTGGGCTGTACGTGCTTATCTACCAAATGCCAGCGCAGCCTGGGTAGTTGTTCCCCAAGAACGCCAAGAATACCCCATGCAACCTGTACATCATCCCCATTTTTTTGAATGTACGATTGAAACTCCAGAACTTGCCAACTACCAGTTACGCATTCAAGAAGGAGAGCATGAGCGAGTTACTTATGATCCTTACGCTTTCCGTTCTCCGCGCCTAACAGACTTTGACTTGCATTTATTTGCCGAAGGCAACCATCATCGAATTTACGAAAAACTCGGAGCGCACACCACCGAAATCGATGGAGTCAAGGGTGTTTATTTTGCGGTTTGGGCTCCCAATGCGCGTAACGTGTCTTTACTGGGAGATTTCAACCTGTGGGACGGACGCAAACATCAAATGCGTAAAGGCATCACAGGAGTTTGGGAATTATTCATTCCCGAAATCGGGGTAGGGGAACATTACAAATATGAAATCAAAAATATAGAAGGACACATTTACGAAAAATCTGACCCCTTTGCTTTTCAGCAAGAACCCCGGCCAAAAACAGCTTCTATTGTCACTAACTTAAATTCCTATCAATGGAATGACGAAGACTGGATAGAAAAGCGCCGTCACACTGATCCTCTGATTCAACCTGTTTCCGTTTACGAAGTCCACTTGGGTTCTTGGCTACATGCTTCCAGTGCCGAGCCGCCTAAATTACCCAATGGTGAAACTGAGCCTGTAGTTATTGTTTCGGAATTAAAACCGGGTGCGCGATTTTTGACTTACCGAGAATTGGCAGACCGCTTGATTCCCTACGTCAAAGATTTAGGCTATACCCATGTAGAACTATTACCCATTGCCGAGCATCCTTTTGATGGGTCTTGGGGTTATCAAGTTACTGGCTATTATGCACCTACTTCCCGGTTTGGCACTCCCGAAGATTTTATGTATTTTGTTGACCAATGTCATCAAAATGGCATTGGCGTAATTGTCGATTGGGTTCCTGGCCACTTCCCCAAAGATGGACATGGTTTAGCTTTCTTTGATGGTACTCACTTATACGAACACGCCGACCCCCGCAAAGGTGAACATAAAGAATGGGGTACGCTGGTATTTAATTACAACCGCAACGAAGTTAGAAATTTCTTAGCGGCAAATGCCCTATTTTGGTTTGACAAATATCACATCGATGGCATTCGTGTAGATGCTGTAGCTTCGATGTTATATCTTGACTATTGCCGCAAAGAAGGTGAATGGGTCACTAATCAATATGGTGGTCGAGAAAACCTAGAAGCGGCGGATTTCTTACGTCAAGTAAATCACCTGATTTTTAGTTATTTTCCCGGTGTGCTTTCCATTGCGGAAGAATCAACCTCGTGGCCGATGGTTTCTTGGCCAACCTACACAGGTGGTTTAGGCTTTAACTTAAAGTGGAACATGGGTTGGATGCACGATATGTTGGATTACTTCAGCATGGACCCTTGGTTCCGCCAATTCCACCAAAATAACATCACCTTTAGTATGTGGTACAACCACAGCGAAAATTTTATGCTGGCGTTGTCTCACGATGAAGTGGTGCATGGTAAGAGCAACATGATTGGTAAAATGCCTGGTGATCGATGGCAGAAAATGGCGAATGTGCGTTGTTTATTTACCTATATGTTTGCTCACCCAGGCAAGAAAACCATGTTTATGAGTATGGAATTTGGACAATGGAGTGAGTGGAATGTTTGGGCTGATTTGGAATGGCAATTATTACAGTTTGAGCCACACCAACAATTAAAACAATTCTTTAAGGAACTCAACGAACTTTACCGTTCTGAACCATCTTTATACACCTTAGATTTTGCCAGAGAAGGATTTGACTGGATTGATTGTAGCGACAACCGTCACAGTGTAGTTTCCTTTATCCGCCGTGACAAAGATTCTGACAACTTTATTGTGGTGATTTGTAACTTCACACCCCAACCCCATTCTCATTACCGCATCGGTGTGCCAGAAAAAGGATTTTATACTGAGTTGTTTAATAGTGATGCCCGTCAGTATGGCGGTAGCAATATGGGCAACTTAGGCGGTAAGTGGACAGATGATTGGTCAATGCACAATCGTCCTTATTCTTTAGATTTGTGTCTACCACCTTTGGGTGTGTTGATGTTCAAGTTAGATAAGGAAAAAACGGCGGCGGCTTTAGGTGCTTAA
- a CDS encoding NAD(P)H-quinone oxidoreductase subunit O, with product MPVKKGDIVRAIREKLENSVEATASDTRFPAYLFETQGEIVDIKGDYAFVKFGQVPTPNIWLRLDQLEQFK from the coding sequence ATGCCAGTCAAAAAAGGAGACATTGTTCGCGCTATCCGTGAAAAGCTAGAAAACAGCGTTGAAGCCACAGCCAGTGATACTCGTTTTCCAGCTTACTTGTTTGAGACTCAAGGTGAAATTGTGGATATTAAAGGTGATTATGCCTTTGTGAAATTCGGACAAGTCCCAACACCAAATATTTGGTTACGCTTAGACCAATTAGAACAATTTAAGTAA
- a CDS encoding deaminase, with product MDDKFMLTALAQSKKALPECLPNPPVGCVIVHSSEIVAVGYTRSPGKHHAEADALTHIQGQDLHFLQMYVTLEPCSFQGRTPSCALAIAKDPRIQEIYVSIVDPDPRNNGKGLDILKEAGKEVYVGLCADEVNAFLQKYLLKRDVRLILETPLQTSPRRGERL from the coding sequence ATGGACGATAAATTTATGCTAACTGCTTTAGCTCAAAGCAAAAAAGCTTTACCAGAATGCTTACCTAACCCACCAGTAGGTTGTGTAATTGTCCATTCTAGCGAGATAGTAGCAGTAGGATATACACGTTCGCCTGGAAAACATCATGCTGAAGCTGATGCACTAACCCATATTCAAGGTCAAGATTTGCACTTTTTACAAATGTACGTTACTCTTGAGCCTTGTTCGTTTCAGGGACGCACACCCTCTTGTGCTTTGGCGATCGCTAAAGATCCGCGTATTCAGGAAATATATGTCTCGATAGTTGATCCAGATCCTCGCAATAACGGTAAAGGACTAGATATTCTCAAAGAAGCAGGGAAAGAAGTTTATGTCGGGTTATGTGCCGATGAAGTGAATGCTTTTCTTCAAAAATATTTATTAAAACGCGATGTGCGACTTATTCTTGAAACCCCTCTCCAAACCTCTCCCCGACGCGGAGAGAGGCTTTGA
- the argJ gene encoding bifunctional ornithine acetyltransferase/N-acetylglutamate synthase — protein sequence MADWQEITGGVTAPKGYRAAGITAGLKPSGLPDLALIVSDVEAIAAGVFTTSQVKAACVDYCRQRLQAKTSARAILCNAGQANAATGSQGVRDANESAELLAKELNLSPELILLASTGVIGQRIKMDALRSGIPKLVASLSETGSDAAAGAIITTDLVTKSIALETTIGDRPVRIGGIAKGSGMIHPNMATMLAFVTCDAAVSPHLWQQMLSRAADKSFNSITVDGDTSTNDSLIALANGQSRTPAITEMGAEAEKLEAMLTAVCQHLAKAIARDGEGATCLVEVQVTGTHDDLAARQIAKTIAGSSLVKSAIFGRDPNWGRIAAAAGRAGVPFEQENLQIKLGDFLLLENGQPLQFDRAAASAYLKQAATDYPVVDVVATNNSNDLSGNRSNIKTQRLDNPVIIAVSVGNGHGTGKAWGCDLSYDYVKINAEYTT from the coding sequence ATGGCAGACTGGCAAGAAATTACTGGTGGTGTGACTGCTCCTAAAGGATATCGAGCCGCAGGAATCACCGCAGGATTAAAACCATCGGGATTGCCAGATTTAGCTTTGATAGTATCGGATGTAGAGGCGATCGCAGCTGGTGTGTTTACCACATCTCAAGTTAAGGCGGCCTGTGTAGATTATTGCCGTCAACGCTTGCAAGCTAAAACCAGCGCCCGTGCTATTCTCTGTAACGCCGGACAAGCCAACGCTGCCACAGGTAGTCAGGGTGTGCGTGATGCTAATGAAAGTGCAGAGTTATTAGCCAAGGAATTAAATCTCTCTCCCGAATTGATTTTGCTGGCTTCTACTGGTGTAATTGGTCAACGCATCAAGATGGATGCCTTACGCAGTGGGATTCCCAAACTAGTAGCCAGCCTCTCGGAAACCGGTTCTGATGCGGCGGCTGGGGCAATTATCACCACAGATTTAGTCACAAAATCCATTGCCCTAGAAACAACTATAGGCGATCGCCCAGTCCGCATTGGTGGGATTGCCAAAGGTTCGGGGATGATTCACCCCAATATGGCAACAATGCTGGCATTTGTCACCTGTGATGCGGCTGTTTCCCCCCACCTTTGGCAGCAAATGTTGAGTAGAGCCGCCGATAAAAGCTTTAATTCCATTACAGTAGATGGCGACACCAGCACCAACGATAGTTTAATCGCCTTAGCAAATGGTCAATCCCGTACCCCAGCAATTACCGAGATGGGTGCAGAAGCCGAAAAATTAGAAGCGATGCTAACAGCAGTATGCCAGCATTTAGCTAAAGCGATCGCACGGGATGGTGAAGGTGCAACTTGTTTGGTAGAAGTGCAAGTCACTGGTACTCATGATGACCTCGCCGCCAGACAAATCGCCAAAACCATTGCGGGTTCATCCTTAGTTAAATCAGCAATTTTCGGTCGTGATCCCAACTGGGGACGCATCGCCGCCGCCGCCGGACGTGCAGGTGTACCCTTTGAGCAAGAAAACTTGCAAATTAAATTAGGAGATTTCTTACTGCTAGAAAATGGTCAACCTCTGCAATTTGACCGCGCCGCCGCCAGCGCATATTTAAAACAAGCAGCCACCGATTATCCAGTTGTGGATGTAGTAGCTACTAATAATAGTAATGATTTATCAGGCAATCGTAGCAATATCAAAACGCAACGCTTAGATAATCCTGTAATTATTGCTGTTAGCGTTGGTAATGGTCATGGTACAGGTAAAGCTTGGGGTTGCGATTTAAGTTATGACTACGTGAAAATTAATGCCGAGTATACAACTTAA
- a CDS encoding pentapeptide repeat-containing protein, producing METQEFLSRYAAGERDFSNVNLIQVCLTNANLVGVHLIGAHLISADLRGADLTDAHISQAKLNQANLADARMIEVCLISAEMVGADLSGADLTNANLSGADLSYVKLGGAKLSGVNLAQTDLTGADLRGADLSGANLKGAKLSQADLDGADLDGADLDGADLDGANMRRTEMTGTKMPDGTVHY from the coding sequence ATGGAAACTCAAGAATTTTTGAGCCGATACGCAGCAGGAGAACGGGACTTTAGTAACGTCAACTTAATTCAGGTTTGCCTGACTAACGCAAATCTGGTTGGGGTACACCTGATAGGCGCACACTTAATTAGTGCAGACTTAAGGGGGGCAGATTTAACTGATGCACATATTAGTCAGGCTAAGTTGAATCAGGCAAACCTGGCTGATGCACGAATGATTGAAGTCTGCCTAATTAGTGCAGAAATGGTGGGAGCAGACTTGAGTGGAGCAGATTTGACTAACGCCAATTTAAGTGGAGCAGACTTAAGCTATGTCAAGCTAGGTGGAGCTAAATTGAGCGGTGTAAACCTAGCTCAAACAGACCTAACCGGAGCAGATTTGAGGGGAGCGGATTTGAGTGGCGCTAACTTAAAGGGAGCAAAGCTAAGTCAGGCAGATTTAGATGGAGCAGATTTAGATGGGGCAGATTTAGACGGGGCCGATTTAGATGGGGCAAATATGCGGAGAACAGAAATGACTGGTACAAAAATGCCTGATGGAACAGTTCACTACTAA